A window of the Eubacterium sp. 1001713B170207_170306_E7 genome harbors these coding sequences:
- a CDS encoding V-type ATP synthase subunit A gives MSNEVKNEVKGVISGINGPVVTGTNMTAFQMREMVMVGRKKLIGEVIVLDGDIGTIQVYEETEGLMPGEEILSTGMPLSVKLGPGMLKNMFDGIQRPLEKIQEISPVFIPEGIGLMSIDEEKLWDYKARLSVGDTVKPGQVFGTVQETLMIEHRLMVPPNVKGTVVEAREDGSYNIETALVVVEDDRKRRHALKMYQEWPVRTPRPARFRREPEKPLVTGQRIIDFFFPIAKGGTAAIPGGFGTGKTTTQHQLAKWSDADIIIYIGCGERGNEMTEVIEDFPGLIDPKSGESIMERTVMIANTSNMPVAAREASIYTGITMAEYFRDMGYDVAMMADSTSRWAEALREISGRLEEMPAEEGYPAYLSSRIAEFYERAGSVDTLCGEEGSISIVGAVSPAGGDFSEPVTENTKRYVNTFLALDKNLAYARHYPAINWMESYSGYVKLLTDWYEDNVAEDSIQLRNKMLDLLFQENKLQEMVMLIGEDALPDDQRWVLNIAKLIRVGFLQQNTFDDTDTYVPLEKQYRMLKVMDYLYEKGLAGLKQGIPTSVLYNEKIFDDVIKMKYNIPNDDFSGIDVLRQDIDEYYDDLMRRYQD, from the coding sequence TTGAGTAATGAAGTAAAGAATGAAGTAAAAGGCGTTATTTCAGGCATCAACGGACCCGTTGTAACAGGGACCAACATGACCGCCTTCCAAATGCGTGAAATGGTCATGGTCGGCAGGAAAAAGCTGATCGGCGAAGTCATTGTCCTGGACGGCGACATTGGAACCATTCAGGTATATGAAGAAACCGAAGGCCTGATGCCCGGCGAGGAAATCCTGTCAACCGGCATGCCTTTAAGCGTAAAGCTTGGACCGGGGATGCTTAAAAATATGTTTGATGGTATCCAAAGGCCCCTGGAAAAAATACAGGAGATCTCTCCGGTGTTTATCCCGGAAGGGATCGGCCTGATGTCCATTGACGAAGAAAAACTGTGGGATTATAAAGCCCGGCTGAGTGTTGGCGATACCGTTAAACCCGGACAGGTCTTTGGGACCGTTCAGGAAACCCTGATGATCGAGCACCGCCTCATGGTGCCGCCGAACGTAAAGGGAACCGTGGTGGAAGCCAGAGAAGACGGCAGCTATAATATCGAAACGGCGTTAGTCGTGGTTGAGGATGACCGAAAAAGACGGCATGCGCTCAAGATGTACCAGGAATGGCCGGTAAGAACACCGCGTCCTGCCAGGTTCAGAAGAGAGCCGGAAAAACCACTGGTCACCGGCCAGCGTATCATTGACTTTTTCTTCCCCATTGCCAAGGGCGGTACAGCAGCCATTCCGGGGGGCTTCGGGACCGGTAAAACCACCACCCAGCATCAGCTGGCAAAATGGTCCGATGCGGATATTATCATCTACATTGGCTGTGGCGAGCGTGGTAATGAAATGACCGAGGTTATCGAAGATTTCCCAGGCCTCATCGACCCGAAATCCGGCGAGTCCATCATGGAGCGTACGGTTATGATCGCCAATACCTCCAACATGCCCGTTGCGGCCCGTGAAGCCAGTATCTATACCGGTATCACCATGGCCGAATATTTCAGAGATATGGGCTATGACGTGGCCATGATGGCTGACTCCACCTCCCGCTGGGCAGAAGCCCTGCGTGAAATCTCCGGACGTCTGGAAGAAATGCCGGCGGAAGAAGGCTATCCGGCTTACCTGTCCTCCCGTATCGCAGAGTTCTACGAACGTGCTGGCTCTGTGGACACCTTGTGCGGGGAAGAGGGCTCCATCAGTATTGTCGGGGCCGTATCACCGGCTGGCGGGGACTTCTCAGAGCCCGTTACCGAAAATACCAAGCGTTATGTCAACACCTTCCTGGCTCTGGATAAGAACCTGGCCTATGCCCGTCACTATCCGGCCATCAACTGGATGGAAAGCTACTCCGGTTATGTGAAGCTGCTGACCGACTGGTATGAGGACAACGTGGCCGAGGACAGTATCCAGCTGCGTAACAAAATGCTGGATCTGCTGTTCCAGGAAAACAAGCTCCAGGAAATGGTCATGCTCATCGGTGAAGACGCACTGCCGGACGACCAGCGCTGGGTGTTAAATATCGCCAAGCTCATCCGGGTCGGCTTCCTACAGCAGAACACCTTTGACGATACCGACACCTATGTACCGCTTGAAAAACAGTACCGTATGTTAAAGGTTATGGATTATCTCTATGAAAAAGGCCTGGCAGGCCTGAAGCAGGGGATACCGACCTCGGTGCTTTACAATGAAAAAATCTTTGATGATGTCATCAAGATGAAATATAATATTCCGAATGATGATTTCAGTGGGATTGATGTCCTGAGACAGGATATTGATGAATACTACGACGATCTCATGCGCAGATATCAGGATTAA
- a CDS encoding V-type ATP synthase subunit F, translating into MKSFVISENRDSYLGMKLAGIEGAYVRDQETIESTFKEALKNKEIGIIFLTEKAYLMIEELVLDTKKKVLFPLITVIPDRYGYQREQGIITQYIKESVGL; encoded by the coding sequence ATGAAATCTTTTGTGATCAGCGAAAATCGTGATTCCTATTTAGGCATGAAATTAGCTGGAATCGAAGGCGCCTACGTCAGAGATCAGGAAACCATTGAGAGTACGTTTAAAGAAGCTCTGAAGAATAAGGAAATCGGCATTATCTTTCTGACCGAAAAGGCTTATTTAATGATCGAGGAGCTCGTACTGGATACCAAAAAAAAGGTTCTCTTCCCTTTGATCACGGTCATACCTGACCGCTATGGTTATCAGAGAGAACAGGGAATCATCACCCAATATATTAAAGAATCCGTAGGATTGTAA
- a CDS encoding sugar transferase, producing the protein MIYQKYIKRILDFSLSTVGLIILSPVYGILVIAIKADSKGPVLFKQKRAGIHKQHFNIYKFRTMSIDTPKDTPTHMLKNPDQYITKVGKFLRKTSLDELPQIFNIIKGEMSIIGPRPALWNQEDLIAERDQYGANDVRPGLTGLAQISGRDELEIPVKAKLDGQYVKNISFPFDCKMFFKTITSVLKNEGVQEGGTGAMGIEEDLK; encoded by the coding sequence ATGATCTATCAAAAATATATCAAGCGCATCCTGGATTTTTCATTGTCAACCGTTGGACTGATCATTCTTTCACCCGTTTACGGCATCCTCGTGATCGCCATCAAAGCCGACTCCAAAGGCCCGGTCCTTTTCAAACAAAAACGCGCGGGAATCCATAAACAGCATTTTAATATTTATAAATTCCGGACCATGTCCATTGACACCCCAAAGGACACCCCCACCCATATGCTCAAGAACCCCGATCAATACATCACAAAGGTCGGCAAGTTTTTAAGAAAGACCAGCCTGGACGAGCTGCCACAGATTTTCAACATCATCAAAGGCGAAATGAGCATCATCGGCCCACGCCCAGCACTCTGGAATCAGGAAGATTTGATTGCCGAGCGGGACCAGTACGGCGCCAACGACGTGCGGCCAGGACTCACCGGTCTGGCACAGATCAGTGGCCGGGATGAACTGGAAATCCCAGTCAAAGCCAAGCTGGATGGGCAGTATGTAAAAAACATCAGCTTTCCCTTCGACTGCAAAATGTTCTTTAAAACCATTACCTCCGTCTTAAAAAACGAAGGCGTACAGGAAGGCGGCACTGGAGCCATGGGCATTGAGGAGGACTTGAAATGA
- a CDS encoding V-type ATP synthase subunit D: protein MAIKITPTKANLIKSKSSLAFSTKGYNLLDKKRTVLIQEIMKLVKQSEEIEQKITEIFKEAYIALQQVTISMGLNHVEEYALSIPQEEDFDVRTRSVMGVDIPEIVDNEDKNKNFSLPYGFHENNPALDVAIEKFNEVKHLSYKLAEIESTAFKLSLEIKKTQKSANALDKIQIPKLKDQIKYIEESIEEKDREENFRIKKVKKHNQS, encoded by the coding sequence ATGGCCATTAAAATCACGCCGACTAAGGCAAATTTAATCAAGTCGAAGTCAAGCCTGGCCTTTTCAACCAAAGGGTATAACCTGCTCGATAAAAAGCGGACCGTCCTGATCCAGGAAATCATGAAGCTGGTCAAGCAGTCCGAGGAGATCGAACAGAAGATTACCGAAATTTTTAAGGAAGCTTACATAGCACTCCAGCAGGTAACCATCAGCATGGGCCTCAACCACGTTGAGGAATACGCTTTGTCCATCCCGCAGGAGGAAGACTTTGACGTGCGTACCCGAAGCGTTATGGGCGTCGATATTCCAGAAATTGTGGACAACGAGGACAAGAACAAAAACTTCAGCCTGCCCTATGGCTTCCATGAAAATAATCCGGCCTTGGATGTGGCCATCGAGAAGTTTAATGAGGTAAAGCACCTGTCCTATAAGCTGGCAGAAATCGAGAGTACAGCCTTCAAGCTATCCCTCGAGATCAAAAAAACACAGAAAAGTGCCAACGCTCTGGATAAAATTCAGATACCAAAGCTTAAGGATCAAATTAAATACATTGAGGAAAGCATCGAAGAAAAGGACCGTGAGGAAAACTTCCGTATTAAAAAGGTCAAAAAACACAACCAATCATAA
- a CDS encoding V-type ATPase 116kDa subunit family protein, giving the protein MAIENVMMMNVVGKINYVDRFAKDIFLFNDIQIVDAMNEIDTGRFTLPVCEENIGELLGFAQLVPGENMVDEKIFVQKVQKLNELYDNKLTLDTKALSGKEYDLGEILEKADRYQNYLDTEFENLGKAREELKKVNTSIEAYEYIKNIDVPMETLNNMEYFTYTIGSVSKDNAARLKSIYNTVTSIVFHVGDTSQNEEVFMIISPKDFEVETNRILKALSFKLVEGYNDAYVKAPGDILTDLGLEKVKLEKTISENEALLEKHRDENKVEAEEVFNVLTLYANLNIIKKYMAFSDENFYFSGWVSKKDRAALEKIAAQYDNMIVMFTDPDAANKPPTKMKNNWVFRPFETLVKMYGVPAYNELDPTPFLSITYLFCFGYMFGDVGQGLVLLLAGYILGKRGVELGHVIARMACSSIIFGFIYGSIFGNESILPTLWVRPFENINTVLLTAVVLGVVMLFIAYLYSIINKLRAGDIKEGLFGKNGIAGFVLYVSILLCALCATGIIPGGSAFTPFLAVLAVALVILVLLREPIANTIRKRKLYDTSAGDYYVESGFELFEMLLAMLSNTLSFIRVGAFALTHVGLFMAFETLATMVGGGFGGVIVLIVGNVLIIVLEGLIDFIQCLRLQFYELFSKYYTGDGEEFIPLSTEIRNTL; this is encoded by the coding sequence ATGGCTATAGAAAATGTTATGATGATGAACGTTGTAGGCAAGATAAACTACGTCGACCGTTTCGCTAAAGACATTTTTCTTTTCAATGATATCCAGATTGTTGACGCCATGAACGAAATTGACACCGGCCGTTTTACTTTGCCAGTCTGCGAAGAGAACATCGGTGAGCTTCTGGGTTTTGCCCAGCTCGTTCCTGGTGAGAACATGGTGGATGAGAAAATTTTTGTGCAGAAGGTGCAGAAATTAAATGAGCTTTACGACAATAAGCTGACCCTGGATACAAAAGCCCTGTCCGGAAAGGAATACGACCTTGGTGAAATCCTTGAAAAAGCCGATCGTTACCAAAATTATCTGGATACGGAATTTGAAAATCTCGGAAAAGCGCGGGAAGAACTGAAAAAAGTTAATACGAGTATCGAAGCCTACGAATACATCAAAAATATTGATGTGCCGATGGAAACTTTGAACAACATGGAGTACTTTACCTACACCATTGGCTCCGTCTCTAAGGATAACGCGGCCCGGCTAAAGAGTATTTACAACACGGTTACCTCCATCGTGTTCCATGTGGGGGATACCAGCCAGAACGAAGAAGTCTTTATGATTATTTCGCCCAAGGATTTTGAGGTGGAAACCAATCGTATTTTAAAGGCGCTGAGCTTTAAGCTGGTTGAAGGCTACAACGACGCCTATGTAAAAGCACCGGGCGATATTTTAACCGATCTGGGGCTTGAAAAAGTAAAACTGGAAAAAACAATTTCCGAAAATGAAGCGCTGCTTGAAAAGCACCGTGATGAAAACAAGGTGGAGGCCGAAGAAGTCTTTAACGTGCTGACACTTTACGCAAACTTGAATATCATTAAAAAGTACATGGCTTTCAGTGATGAAAACTTCTATTTTTCCGGCTGGGTCTCCAAAAAAGACAGAGCGGCTTTGGAAAAGATCGCTGCGCAGTATGACAATATGATTGTCATGTTCACCGATCCCGACGCTGCCAACAAACCGCCGACAAAAATGAAAAACAACTGGGTTTTCAGGCCCTTTGAGACACTGGTAAAAATGTACGGGGTGCCAGCGTATAACGAGTTAGATCCCACCCCATTTCTCAGTATCACATATTTATTTTGCTTTGGTTATATGTTTGGGGATGTAGGACAGGGGCTTGTCCTATTACTGGCCGGCTATATCTTAGGCAAACGGGGAGTAGAATTGGGGCATGTTATTGCACGAATGGCATGCAGTTCCATTATTTTTGGCTTCATATACGGAAGTATATTTGGTAATGAGTCGATTTTGCCGACCCTATGGGTCAGGCCCTTTGAAAACATCAATACGGTGCTTTTGACGGCGGTCGTACTCGGTGTAGTGATGCTGTTTATCGCATACCTGTACAGCATTATCAACAAGCTGCGGGCGGGGGACATTAAAGAAGGACTCTTTGGCAAGAATGGTATTGCCGGTTTTGTCCTTTATGTCAGCATCCTGCTGTGTGCGCTCTGCGCTACGGGCATTATTCCGGGCGGCAGTGCTTTTACACCATTTTTGGCAGTTCTTGCAGTCGCTCTGGTTATCCTGGTGCTGCTGCGTGAGCCCATTGCCAATACCATCAGAAAAAGAAAATTATACGATACATCCGCAGGGGATTATTATGTGGAAAGCGGCTTCGAGCTGTTTGAAATGCTGCTGGCCATGCTCAGCAACACCCTGTCGTTTATCAGAGTCGGAGCCTTTGCGCTGACTCACGTTGGATTGTTTATGGCATTTGAAACCCTGGCTACCATGGTAGGCGGTGGTTTCGGCGGTGTGATTGTTCTGATTGTCGGTAATGTTTTAATCATTGTGCTGGAGGGTCTGATCGACTTTATCCAGTGTCTGAGATTACAGTTCTATGAGCTGTTCAGTAAATATTATACCGGTGACGGGGAAGAATTTATTCCTCTGAGCACAGAAATCAGAAACACACTTTAA
- a CDS encoding V-type ATP synthase subunit E — translation MISVEEKLGVFTQYLLRKQREWGKQTINTAKDKKLEMVKASSEKIKEEKRSIEERGYHVIFRDKNKIIAQGKNTAKTELLEEKSRILEDFKQAVVDEARNYVGTEIYRGYLVKCLEKVPSILRDRKDIIVFVNDPDSAFVKQNASRVLSDYTITFDALPAGTIGGIVVRDTDNRINCDFTVENLVRTNYKLIGMRLNEVMEKQVG, via the coding sequence ATGATATCAGTTGAAGAAAAACTTGGTGTCTTTACACAATATCTCCTAAGGAAACAACGCGAATGGGGCAAGCAGACCATCAACACAGCGAAAGATAAAAAGCTGGAAATGGTGAAGGCTTCGAGTGAAAAAATCAAGGAAGAAAAACGCAGTATCGAAGAACGCGGTTACCACGTTATTTTCCGTGATAAAAATAAAATCATCGCCCAGGGTAAAAACACTGCAAAAACAGAGCTTTTGGAAGAAAAAAGCCGTATTTTGGAGGATTTTAAACAGGCGGTGGTGGATGAAGCCAGAAATTATGTCGGCACAGAAATCTACCGCGGCTATCTTGTAAAATGTCTGGAAAAGGTTCCGAGCATTTTGAGAGACCGCAAGGATATTATTGTTTTTGTAAATGACCCGGACAGCGCGTTTGTCAAACAAAACGCCTCAAGGGTTCTGTCCGATTACACCATCACATTTGATGCGTTACCTGCAGGCACCATTGGAGGCATTGTAGTCAGAGACACAGACAACCGTATTAACTGCGATTTTACCGTCGAGAACCTTGTACGCACCAATTACAAGCTCATCGGTATGCGCTTGAACGAAGTAATGGAAAAGCAGGTGGGTTAA
- a CDS encoding V-type ATP synthase subunit B, with protein sequence MQREYLKIDNINGPLILITDVEDVFYGEVVNIQDQATGEVKKGKVIKIDGTTITIQVFQSTAGLAAENSVTRFTGEAFKIPMSMDLMGRVFNGIGEPIDNGADIFSTVESNINGAPINPMSREYPRNFIQTGISAIDVLMTLIRGQKLPIFSGNGLSHNELAAQIVRQAKLSDDVDEQFAIVFAAIGVKHDDEKFFRKTFEEANVMDRVVMFVNYADDPVAERNTAPRCALTVAEYLAFQKDMHILVVMSDITAYCEGLREISSAREEVPSRKGYPGYMYSDLAALYERAGMLKSSRGSITFLPILTMPNDDITHPIPDLTGYITEGQIVLGRDLFQRSIYPPIDVLPSLSRLMKDGIGEGYTREDHQDLANQLFAAYSRVQEVRDLSQIMGEDDLSETDKLYMEFGRAFEDEFLSQDFDENRTIYESLDLGWKLLTILPVTELDRLSPKLIEKYLPKKNA encoded by the coding sequence ATGCAGAGAGAATATCTAAAAATAGACAACATTAACGGGCCTCTTATTCTGATCACAGACGTTGAGGATGTTTTCTACGGCGAGGTGGTAAACATTCAGGACCAGGCCACCGGCGAGGTGAAAAAAGGAAAGGTCATCAAAATTGACGGCACCACCATCACCATCCAGGTGTTCCAGTCCACCGCCGGCCTGGCCGCCGAAAACAGCGTCACCCGCTTTACCGGCGAGGCCTTTAAAATCCCAATGTCCATGGACCTCATGGGCCGCGTGTTCAACGGGATTGGAGAACCCATTGATAACGGTGCGGATATCTTCAGTACCGTTGAATCCAATATCAATGGTGCGCCCATCAACCCCATGAGCCGTGAATACCCGCGTAACTTTATTCAGACCGGTATTTCCGCCATCGACGTGCTGATGACCCTGATCCGTGGCCAGAAGCTGCCGATCTTCTCCGGAAACGGCCTGTCCCACAATGAGCTGGCCGCGCAGATCGTGCGCCAGGCCAAGCTGAGCGACGATGTGGACGAACAGTTCGCCATCGTGTTTGCCGCCATCGGCGTTAAGCACGACGATGAAAAGTTCTTCCGCAAAACCTTTGAGGAAGCCAACGTCATGGACCGGGTTGTCATGTTTGTCAACTACGCCGATGACCCGGTAGCCGAAAGAAACACCGCGCCGCGGTGCGCTCTGACCGTTGCCGAGTACCTGGCCTTCCAGAAGGATATGCATATTCTGGTCGTCATGAGCGATATTACCGCTTACTGCGAGGGCCTGCGTGAAATTTCGTCGGCCCGTGAAGAAGTACCAAGCCGTAAGGGCTACCCGGGCTACATGTACTCCGACCTGGCCGCGCTGTACGAACGCGCCGGCATGTTAAAGAGCAGCAGGGGTTCCATTACCTTCCTGCCCATCCTGACCATGCCGAATGATGATATCACCCATCCCATCCCTGACTTAACCGGTTATATAACCGAGGGCCAGATTGTACTGGGACGTGACCTGTTCCAGCGGAGCATCTATCCGCCGATCGACGTCCTGCCATCCCTCTCCCGTCTGATGAAGGACGGTATCGGGGAAGGCTACACCCGTGAAGACCATCAGGACCTGGCCAATCAGCTGTTTGCCGCTTATTCCAGAGTGCAGGAAGTCCGTGACCTTTCCCAGATCATGGGTGAGGACGACCTATCCGAAACCGATAAGCTGTATATGGAATTTGGCCGTGCCTTTGAAGATGAATTCCTGAGCCAGGACTTTGATGAAAACCGGACCATCTATGAAAGCCTGGATCTTGGCTGGAAGCTGTTAACCATCCTGCCAGTCACCGAGCTTGACCGTCTGAGTCCAAAACTGATCGAAAAATATCTGCCAAAGAAGAATGCGTAG
- a CDS encoding ATP synthase subunit C: MSILTIITILAGLLVLATIAGGVYFIYKDCTSEQSRLKKFLRFNLAGFIPTMAAALIMFAPSAVAAATNPAGMSDAGLGYIGAALSTGLACVGAGYAVGVVGSAALGAVSENEKILGKTLIYVGLAEGVAIYGLIISIMIIGSL; the protein is encoded by the coding sequence ATGAGTATTTTAACAATTATTACAATTTTAGCTGGTCTTTTAGTTCTGGCAACCATTGCCGGTGGTGTTTATTTTATTTATAAGGACTGCACCTCTGAACAGAGCCGTCTGAAAAAGTTTTTAAGATTTAATTTAGCCGGTTTTATCCCGACGATGGCCGCTGCTTTAATTATGTTTGCTCCATCTGCTGTTGCCGCCGCTACCAATCCTGCCGGCATGTCCGATGCTGGCCTGGGTTACATTGGCGCTGCATTATCGACTGGTTTAGCCTGTGTGGGTGCAGGTTATGCTGTTGGTGTCGTTGGTTCCGCCGCTCTGGGCGCTGTATCCGAAAATGAAAAGATTCTTGGTAAAACTCTGATCTACGTAGGCCTGGCTGAAGGGGTTGCCATTTACGGATTAATTATCTCGATCATGATCATCGGTAGTCTCTAA
- a CDS encoding 3D domain-containing protein, whose protein sequence is MSEFMSSHWKKLVGMIFLIVLTVAMGIACAFTMTKNIEVSLDENTGNGSVQTETLASQRQSQIGEVLKQKGYPVDSTDYTVSVPLDTKVKDVDNVSIKKNAKGTLNVDGNGHTYDSTADTVGDLLKDQNITLGASDIVVPSADTALTTEVKEIKIVRREEKEESRMEAIPFEVKQTVNPELEEGKQNIITAGVNGSKKITDKLVYEDGILVSQETVATQVVLEPVTEVVEVGSKVTTEVKQETREEAIAFTSQKVENPELEQGKTNVKTAGVNGTARITENVTYENGKEITRDVVAKETIKEPVTEVVEVGTKAAEPAPTPTPEPTPEPTPEATQPETPAEQPAPTPEPTPAPAPEPTPAPEPEPEQPAEESNGIDLSNATHFTANCTAYVATGNATASGAWPTSGHTIAADLTNYPIGTRIYIPYFDTVFTVEDSGGAVKGNVIDIFFDSYAEAISFGRRNLDAYVLN, encoded by the coding sequence ATGAGTGAATTTATGAGCAGTCATTGGAAAAAGCTCGTCGGTATGATTTTTCTGATCGTATTGACCGTTGCCATGGGCATCGCCTGTGCTTTTACCATGACTAAGAACATTGAAGTATCACTGGACGAAAATACCGGAAACGGCAGCGTCCAGACCGAAACCCTGGCCAGTCAGCGCCAGTCCCAGATCGGTGAAGTACTCAAGCAGAAGGGCTATCCGGTGGATTCCACCGATTATACCGTCAGCGTTCCCCTTGACACCAAGGTGAAGGACGTCGACAATGTCAGCATCAAAAAGAACGCCAAGGGCACCTTAAACGTAGATGGCAATGGACATACCTATGATTCCACTGCCGATACCGTCGGAGATCTTTTAAAGGATCAGAACATCACCCTGGGCGCAAGCGACATTGTGGTCCCGTCAGCCGACACCGCCCTGACCACAGAGGTTAAAGAAATTAAAATCGTGCGCCGTGAGGAAAAAGAAGAAAGCCGCATGGAGGCCATTCCTTTTGAGGTTAAGCAAACAGTAAACCCAGAGCTTGAAGAAGGAAAGCAGAATATCATAACCGCCGGCGTAAACGGCAGTAAAAAGATTACCGATAAGCTCGTATACGAAGACGGTATACTGGTCAGCCAGGAAACCGTGGCGACCCAGGTCGTGCTTGAGCCAGTGACCGAAGTCGTTGAGGTCGGCAGTAAGGTAACCACCGAAGTAAAACAGGAAACCCGTGAGGAGGCCATTGCCTTTACCAGCCAGAAGGTGGAAAATCCAGAGCTGGAACAGGGAAAAACCAACGTGAAAACCGCCGGTGTCAATGGCACGGCCCGGATCACCGAAAATGTCACCTACGAAAACGGTAAGGAAATTACCCGTGATGTCGTGGCGAAGGAAACCATCAAGGAACCCGTGACCGAGGTAGTCGAAGTTGGAACAAAAGCCGCTGAACCGGCGCCAACCCCCACACCAGAGCCGACGCCAGAGCCTACCCCAGAAGCGACACAGCCGGAAACTCCCGCAGAACAGCCAGCGCCAACCCCGGAACCTACCCCGGCGCCAGCGCCAGAGCCTACCCCGGCACCAGAGCCAGAACCTGAACAGCCCGCGGAAGAAAGCAATGGGATTGATCTGAGTAATGCAACCCATTTTACCGCTAACTGTACCGCCTATGTGGCCACCGGTAATGCCACAGCCTCCGGCGCATGGCCCACATCCGGCCATACCATCGCAGCCGATCTGACCAATTATCCCATCGGCACCAGAATCTATATTCCGTATTTTGATACCGTATTTACCGTAGAAGACAGCGGCGGCGCCGTAAAAGGCAATGTCATTGATATCTTCTTCGACAGCTACGCCGAAGCCATCAGCTTTGGACGCCGGAATCTGGACGCTTATGTGTTAAATTAA
- a CDS encoding V-type ATPase subunit translates to MANSNHACVNTKLLAMKSKMLGTQDYEALIKAPSLNDLFYYLKDNTYYGPFLEEVHTDHLHRLELEVPLTRMKIYEIEKLMHYLQGEEKTFVKTLLIRSDIESLRVLIRGIARGANLEELAGFLVYSEKYTNIPFDKLVKTKDWDSFKKALVGTDYYRLLEIYRQVTVEDDLFPIEKGLERYYYDKLKNSLNKLDQKKNKDLIKTTREGIDLLNLVWFYRGKKFYHLSREELLAYALRGGLKIKEKDIQHMSEIKNIDTLHEVMKSYSEYAFLFNHSKTLDLYMERRRERFMYYAYLKLFNGTEAGLGKVVAFIRLIEYEIEDITSIIESKRYRMSALETEKFLIRSFE, encoded by the coding sequence ATGGCGAATAGTAATCATGCGTGTGTGAACACGAAATTATTGGCAATGAAGTCAAAGATGCTTGGAACTCAGGATTACGAGGCACTGATTAAAGCTCCTTCGCTGAATGACCTTTTTTATTACCTGAAGGACAATACCTATTACGGGCCATTTCTGGAGGAGGTTCATACGGACCATCTTCACCGCCTGGAACTGGAAGTGCCCCTCACCCGGATGAAGATTTACGAAATTGAGAAGCTGATGCACTATCTGCAGGGAGAAGAAAAGACGTTTGTAAAAACGCTGCTGATCCGTTCGGATATTGAAAGCCTCCGCGTTTTGATCCGTGGGATTGCCCGCGGCGCGAATCTTGAAGAGCTCGCCGGGTTTCTGGTCTATTCAGAAAAGTACACCAACATCCCCTTTGACAAATTGGTAAAAACAAAAGATTGGGACAGCTTTAAAAAAGCCCTGGTCGGCACCGATTATTACCGTCTTCTCGAAATCTACCGGCAGGTAACCGTGGAGGATGACCTCTTTCCCATCGAAAAAGGGCTCGAACGTTATTACTATGATAAGCTGAAAAACAGCCTGAACAAGCTGGATCAGAAAAAGAACAAGGACCTTATCAAGACAACGCGTGAGGGCATTGATCTTTTAAACCTGGTTTGGTTTTATCGTGGCAAGAAGTTCTACCACCTTTCCCGTGAGGAGCTGCTGGCCTATGCGCTGCGCGGCGGTCTTAAGATTAAAGAGAAAGATATTCAGCATATGAGTGAGATCAAAAACATCGATACACTCCACGAGGTGATGAAATCCTACAGTGAATATGCTTTTCTGTTTAATCATTCGAAAACACTGGACCTGTATATGGAAAGAAGACGTGAACGATTTATGTACTATGCCTATCTGAAGCTGTTTAACGGCACAGAAGCTGGCCTGGGAAAGGTCGTTGCATTCATACGGCTCATTGAATACGAGATTGAGGACATTACCTCCATCATCGAAAGCAAGCGTTACCGTATGTCTGCGTTAGAAACAGAAAAATTTTTAATCAGATCTTTTGAGTAA